The Klebsiella sp. RIT-PI-d genomic sequence AACGCTTTATTTAACGGCCACCCTCAACGGTCAGCCGATCGGCGGTTTGGTGAAAGCTAAAAATAATAATAACGTTCTCTATATTGCTGCGGATGACGCCCGCAGGCTAAATATTAAAACCAGTTCATTACCTGAAGAGAAGGGCTATGTCGAGTTGCGTTCGCAGCCGGGGCTGGACGTTAGCGTCGATAACCTGAGTCAGAGTCTGACGATAGTTGCCAGTACCGACTGGTTAGGCCGGAAAACGCGGCTCAATAACAGTAACGGATCGCATTTTCTCCACTCTTCGCAATTATCGCCGTCGGTTAAAGGCGTTGCTGTCAATTACAACGTTTTTACCAGCCATGAGGACGGGATTGAGGATACCTCAATGTTTGGTGAGTTTCGGACTCTCGGCCTCGGGCCAGGGATTTTCTCGACCTCTTTTAATACACGTGAAGCCGCGCGAAGCGCTGGTGATGCATCTGGTACTCGCCGTCTGATGAGCAGCTGGAGTTATCAAAATATGGATAGGCTTCTGACCTTATCCGTTGGTGACAGTGATACCCCGGCGCAAACGTGGAGCAATAGTGTGCGTTTCGGCGGAATAAAAATCGCTCATAATTACACCACTCAACCTGACTTTAACACCTCCTCGCAGGATATTCTGACGGACACGGTTACGCTGCCTTCGAAAGTCGACCTGTACGTTCAGGGGATTAAAACCTCTTCACAAAATGTGCAGCCAGGGCAATTTACGCTTAATACTGCGCCGGTATTTACAGGCAGCGGCGGGGCGCAGGTGGTCATAACCGATATTAACGGTCAGCAGCGTGTGGTTAATCTTAATCTGTATGGCACCAGACAGTTACTTTCCCGGGGCCTGAATACCTGGGGACTCAGCGCCGGGTGGGTCAGAAAAGACTATACCTACAAGTCATTTAGCTATGACAGTGAGTTTGTCGGCACGGGCGACTGGCGCGACGGTATAACAGATAAAACGACTATTGAAGCGCACACAGAACAGAGCGGCTATTTACATAATCAGGGGGTCGGCTGGAATTACCTTTTATCGCCCGCGACAGGGTTATTACATGCCAATATTTCCACGAGCCACTATGATGCTAACAGGGGCGCACGCTGGGGCGCGGGCTGGCAGTGGAACGATCGGCAATATAACGTTTCTCTTGACCATGCGCAGTCTGGTTCTGGTTATCGGGATATCTCGTCCATGGCCGACAACATGCTGACCCGCGAAGAGGATTCCGCATTTGCCAGTGTTTCACTGGCAAATATTGGCACGATAGGTGTTAGCATAATTAACCAGGTTTATTCAGATGATAGTTCGCGTTACCTCGGATTATCATGGTCGAAAAGTTTCACCCGGCAGATAAATCTCTCGAGCAGTATTACCCATGCTATGGACAATAATAATAATACGACGGTATACATTAACTTTAGTATCCCGCTCAATCATCAGGATTACGGATCTATCGAGGAAAAACACGATAGTACAGGCAATAGTATTCAGGCGAGCCTGGTACACTCCCTGAAATCAAACCGGTCCGGATGGGGCTGGGATCTTTCTGCCCAGCAGGGTAAACGCGATAATGCGCACGCCAGTCTTCAGCATCGCAGTCACTGGAGCGATCTGGCGCTGGGCTATAACCATGAACAACACGATAATAACGCCTATGCTTCTGTAGCGGGAGCGGTGGGCCTGTTTATGGGCCATGTTTATGCGACTCGCGAACTGGGCAGCGCATTTGCGTTGGTTGATACCTCGGGCGTTGCCAATATTCCGGTATTACTGGAGCATCGTCCGGTTGGAAAGACCGATAAAAATGGCATGTTGTTCCTTAATAACCTTAACCCATATCAGGAAAACCGAATTGATATTAATGTTCTGGGGCTGGCAGAAGATTATCGCGCACCCTACACCAATGATATTGTGATCCCGCAGACCGGGCGCGGCGGTATTGCGAAGTTTTCACTCTACCGCACCCACGCCGTATTATTGTCGGTGAAAACCGCAGACGGCAGGAATATTCCGTTTTCATCTCTGGTAAACGTCTTTGATGCTCAGGGGCACGCTCCGCCTCACGGTACTCAGCGGACCATTGCCGGTTACGGCGGTAATATTTATCTGGAGAGTCCTCCCGCCGGTGGTTCGCTGCTGATTAAATGGGACAGCGCATCATGCAGAGTAAATATGCCGGCGAAATTCGCTTCCTCTCACGCTATGGAGAATATCAACGCGCTATGTCAGTAATTCGCTTAACCTGGCTTATTTTCACCGCTGTTGTTCTGGTATGCCGCTTTTGCCCTGATGCAACAGCGGCCGATTGCTGGAACGGCAGCCCTGCTGCCTTTGATTTTGGTCCGCTGACGCCAGGGCAAAAAAGCGTCACCAGTACTAAACTGGCATTTACCTGTAATAATTATGATACCCAAACAGAATATGTCCGCGCCTGCCTGAAAGTGATGGCGAACGATCCGCTGGTCATGACACAAAATAGTCCCGACTCAGCGCCGCTCTATTTTTCGATTTATTCTCTTTACGATTTGCATCATCCACTGAGCCAGAATACTGATGTTTATGCGCAAATAAATCTCGAGCTTGCTGCCGGACAAAATAACATTGAGCATGATATTCCGCTCATCGGTAAAATTAATTCCGGGCAAACCGCAATGCGTGCTGGTGCGTATAATGATTATGCAACGATGGTACAAATAACCTATGCGTCAGCCGCCAGTGCGCAAAGTTTGCCATCGTGTAGCGGCTTATCCGGGACAACATTGACCGATCAAATTAGCGCAACAGCAACGGTTAAAAGCGGCTGTTCAATTCTTAACGCTGAGGATATGGCGTTTGGTAATAAAAGCCCGGCACAAAATTCACAGTTGCAGGCGTCGGCGGTCGCAACGATCACCGTCCAGTGTCCAACCGGCACATCCTATTCTGTTAGCCTGGGTTCCGGGCTTCATCCTGAAGGCAACAAGCGCATGCTTTGTCATGCGGATGAATGTGTCAGTTACACTCTGTATCAGGATGCCGCGCATTCAGTTGAATGGTCAGACAGCCATCCGCTAAAAAACTATTCCAGTGACGGCCAGGCGCAAAATATGGCGGTGTATGGACAAGTCCCGCCTCAGCAATGGCCATCATCGGGCGTTTATACCGATACGGTTGTTATCAATGTCACCTATTAGGGGCGTATTATCCGGGAGTGCTGTTTATCCGCGCGTTCAGAACGGCGTCGGGTTGCACATATTCATTCTCTCCTGACTGACCGGATGAATAAAATTCAGTTCACTGGCGTGCAGCATCAGGCGTGGCGTTGCTTCGGTGCCAGGACGCAGGCGGCCACCATACAGATCGCAGCCCAGAATAGGGTAGCCCAGATGTCGGCAGTGAAGACGCAGTTGATGTGTACGCCCGGTTTCCGGCATAAGATCGACTCGCGTGACCGGTAAGGCGGTGCCGTTTGCCAGCGTAGTGTATTCACGTGCGATCACCCGATAGCCCGAGCGAGCAGGCTTGCCGTTACGGGAACAAATGATCATTCGCGGAAATTGCGCCGGATCTTTCGCAATGGCCGCATCTATCACCCCCTCATCATCCGTAAGATGCCCGCAGAGCAGGGCGCTATACTTCTTCGTGACCGTACGCTGACTGAACTGCTGGCAAAGCGCCGCATTAATGACCTTATTACGCGCCACCACCATTAACCCGGAAGTGCCGAAATCAAGCCGGTGGACCAGCGTGCAGCCGGGGAATTGCTGTACCAGCCGGTGATGCACCGAATCGAGATTTTGTGGATTTTTGCCTGAAAGGCTGAGCAAGCCGGTGGGCTTATTGATCAGTACCAGATGCTCATCCTGATAAAGGATCGCTATCTCGTCATGGCATGGGGGAGCAATAAAATCATCAATAATCGTCGACATCAGGCTGCCCGAAAGGGAAGTGGAGGCGGATGATAGCCTATTTTCCAGCCGCTGGCGAACCAGGGCCTGTGGTCAACCAGCAATCAATGTTAATTCTATGTAAATAACAAGCCTGAAAAGCGGTCCCTTAAAAGAAAATTACACAATGTTGCGCTACGCTTTGCAAATACTCCCTGGAAAAGAAAGCAGAGTACGCGCACCTGCGGCTTTGAACGTCACGTTATACCGTCCACGCCAGCAGGCAATTTGCTGCTGTGATGCGCTAAACGCGTCCTCCA encodes the following:
- a CDS encoding fimbria/pilus outer membrane usher protein; translation: MLWSLVALYCHGAVNETLYLTATLNGQPIGGLVKAKNNNNVLYIAADDARRLNIKTSSLPEEKGYVELRSQPGLDVSVDNLSQSLTIVASTDWLGRKTRLNNSNGSHFLHSSQLSPSVKGVAVNYNVFTSHEDGIEDTSMFGEFRTLGLGPGIFSTSFNTREAARSAGDASGTRRLMSSWSYQNMDRLLTLSVGDSDTPAQTWSNSVRFGGIKIAHNYTTQPDFNTSSQDILTDTVTLPSKVDLYVQGIKTSSQNVQPGQFTLNTAPVFTGSGGAQVVITDINGQQRVVNLNLYGTRQLLSRGLNTWGLSAGWVRKDYTYKSFSYDSEFVGTGDWRDGITDKTTIEAHTEQSGYLHNQGVGWNYLLSPATGLLHANISTSHYDANRGARWGAGWQWNDRQYNVSLDHAQSGSGYRDISSMADNMLTREEDSAFASVSLANIGTIGVSIINQVYSDDSSRYLGLSWSKSFTRQINLSSSITHAMDNNNNTTVYINFSIPLNHQDYGSIEEKHDSTGNSIQASLVHSLKSNRSGWGWDLSAQQGKRDNAHASLQHRSHWSDLALGYNHEQHDNNAYASVAGAVGLFMGHVYATRELGSAFALVDTSGVANIPVLLEHRPVGKTDKNGMLFLNNLNPYQENRIDINVLGLAEDYRAPYTNDIVIPQTGRGGIAKFSLYRTHAVLLSVKTADGRNIPFSSLVNVFDAQGHAPPHGTQRTIAGYGGNIYLESPPAGGSLLIKWDSASCRVNMPAKFASSHAMENINALCQ
- a CDS encoding spore coat U domain-containing protein — its product is MSVIRLTWLIFTAVVLVCRFCPDATAADCWNGSPAAFDFGPLTPGQKSVTSTKLAFTCNNYDTQTEYVRACLKVMANDPLVMTQNSPDSAPLYFSIYSLYDLHHPLSQNTDVYAQINLELAAGQNNIEHDIPLIGKINSGQTAMRAGAYNDYATMVQITYASAASAQSLPSCSGLSGTTLTDQISATATVKSGCSILNAEDMAFGNKSPAQNSQLQASAVATITVQCPTGTSYSVSLGSGLHPEGNKRMLCHADECVSYTLYQDAAHSVEWSDSHPLKNYSSDGQAQNMAVYGQVPPQQWPSSGVYTDTVVINVTY
- a CDS encoding RluA family pseudouridine synthase, translating into MSTIIDDFIAPPCHDEIAILYQDEHLVLINKPTGLLSLSGKNPQNLDSVHHRLVQQFPGCTLVHRLDFGTSGLMVVARNKVINAALCQQFSQRTVTKKYSALLCGHLTDDEGVIDAAIAKDPAQFPRMIICSRNGKPARSGYRVIAREYTTLANGTALPVTRVDLMPETGRTHQLRLHCRHLGYPILGCDLYGGRLRPGTEATPRLMLHASELNFIHPVSQERMNMCNPTPF